A genome region from Bradyrhizobium commune includes the following:
- a CDS encoding outer membrane protein, with amino-acid sequence MKRWALAAVGLFALGAAAPADAADLPLYGKAPVVAPVLAFDWTGVYAGINGGGGLAHSCWSITAAGGVAIDPPVGEGCHNASGGTVGAQLGYRWQKGHWVLGAEAEGNWADFKGNNVSLIVPPINNRTKIDSFGLFTGQLGYTVNGLLFYGKTGAAVAHAKYDEFIPGVGVVSNNLTQTRWGYSAGFGVEYAFAENWSVGGEYDHLFLGHHGGDLASPSLLPPVRTEKFGQDVDIGLIRVSYRWGGPVVAKY; translated from the coding sequence ATGAAGAGATGGGCGCTGGCCGCGGTCGGCTTGTTCGCACTCGGCGCGGCGGCGCCGGCCGATGCCGCCGATCTTCCGCTCTACGGCAAGGCGCCGGTTGTGGCGCCCGTGCTCGCCTTCGACTGGACCGGCGTCTATGCCGGCATCAATGGCGGCGGCGGCCTCGCCCATTCCTGCTGGAGCATCACAGCTGCCGGTGGCGTTGCCATCGACCCGCCCGTCGGCGAAGGCTGTCACAACGCGAGCGGCGGCACGGTCGGTGCCCAGCTTGGCTATCGCTGGCAGAAGGGACACTGGGTGCTCGGCGCGGAGGCCGAGGGCAACTGGGCCGACTTCAAGGGCAACAATGTCAGCCTCATTGTGCCTCCCATCAACAACCGCACCAAGATCGACAGCTTCGGTCTGTTCACCGGCCAGCTCGGCTACACCGTGAACGGCCTGCTGTTCTACGGCAAGACGGGCGCGGCCGTCGCGCACGCCAAATACGACGAGTTCATTCCGGGTGTTGGCGTGGTGTCCAACAATCTCACCCAGACCCGCTGGGGCTACAGCGCCGGCTTCGGCGTGGAATACGCCTTTGCCGAGAACTGGTCGGTCGGCGGTGAATACGACCATCTGTTCCTCGGACATCACGGCGGCGACCTCGCAAGCCCGAGCCTGCTCCCACCCGTGCGCACCGAGAAATTCGGCCAGGACGTCGATATCGGGTTGATCCGCGTCAGCTACCGCTGGGGCGGCCCGGTCGTCGCCAAATACTGA
- a CDS encoding outer membrane protein: protein MKKVLLASASLLAFGAFASASAADLAARPYTKAPAPMAAVYNWTGFYLGIVGGGAWEDSSSPRMQGGFVGGTAGYNWQTGNVVFGLEADGAWADVNASASALGITVSSKTDAMGTVRGRIGYAVNQILFYGTGGYAWVDNKISVSALGVTVSDTKWHSGWTVGAGVEAFIAPQWSIKGEYLYRSLGSENYFSNLGVPLASGTLNFHTVQVGVNYHFGGPIVAKY, encoded by the coding sequence ATGAAAAAGGTTTTGCTGGCTTCGGCCAGTTTGCTCGCATTCGGTGCGTTCGCTTCCGCCTCGGCTGCCGATCTGGCGGCCCGCCCCTACACCAAGGCTCCGGCTCCGATGGCCGCTGTCTACAACTGGACCGGCTTCTATCTCGGTATCGTCGGTGGCGGCGCCTGGGAAGACTCCAGCAGCCCCCGGATGCAGGGCGGCTTCGTCGGTGGTACCGCCGGTTACAACTGGCAGACCGGCAACGTCGTGTTCGGCCTCGAGGCCGATGGCGCCTGGGCTGACGTCAACGCTTCGGCGTCGGCTCTCGGCATCACTGTCTCCTCGAAGACCGACGCGATGGGCACCGTGCGCGGCCGCATCGGCTACGCCGTCAACCAGATCCTGTTCTACGGCACGGGCGGTTATGCCTGGGTCGACAACAAGATCTCCGTCAGCGCGCTCGGCGTGACTGTCTCCGACACCAAGTGGCACTCCGGCTGGACCGTCGGTGCGGGCGTCGAAGCGTTCATCGCTCCGCAGTGGTCGATCAAGGGCGAGTACCTCTATCGCAGCCTCGGCAGCGAGAACTACTTCTCGAACCTCGGCGTTCCCCTGGCGTCCGGCACGCTCAACTTCCACACCGTGCAGGTCGGCGTGAACTATCACTTCGGCGGCCCGATCGTTGCCAAGTACTGA
- a CDS encoding single-stranded DNA-binding protein encodes MAGSVNKVILVGNLGKDPEIRRTQDGRPIANLSIATSETWRDKNSGERKEKTEWHRVVIFSEPLCKIVEQYLKKGAKVYIEGALQTRKWTDQSGVEKYSTEVVLQGFNSTLTMLDGRSGGGGGSFGDEPGGDFGSSGPVSSAPRRPVAAGGGGGRNDMDDDIPF; translated from the coding sequence ATGGCGGGAAGCGTCAACAAGGTCATTCTGGTTGGAAATCTCGGCAAGGATCCGGAAATCCGCCGCACCCAGGACGGGCGGCCGATCGCGAATTTGAGCATTGCGACCTCGGAGACCTGGCGCGACAAGAACAGCGGCGAGCGCAAGGAAAAGACCGAGTGGCATCGCGTCGTGATCTTCAGCGAACCGCTCTGCAAGATCGTCGAGCAGTACTTGAAGAAGGGCGCAAAGGTTTATATCGAGGGCGCGCTCCAGACCCGCAAATGGACCGACCAGAGCGGTGTCGAGAAGTACTCCACCGAAGTCGTGCTCCAGGGCTTCAACTCGACGCTGACGATGCTTGACGGCCGCAGCGGCGGGGGAGGTGGCAGCTTCGGCGACGAGCCGGGCGGCGATTTCGGCTCCTCCGGTCCGGTCAGCAGCGCGCCGCGTCGTCCCGTTGCCGCCGGCGGTGGTGGCGGTCGCAACGACATGGACGACGACATCCCGTTCTGA
- a CDS encoding DUF2306 domain-containing protein: MSLAPLLNAAPAIPLHAFAAMAAFVLGLVQFAAPKGTLPHRTLGWIWVALMVVVASSSFWIHQIRLVGPFSPIHLLSIFTLVMLPLAVWRAHTHRVADHRRIMIFIFAGALVVAGLFTLVPGRIMHRVIFGA, encoded by the coding sequence ATGAGCCTCGCGCCTCTGCTCAACGCCGCGCCGGCGATCCCACTGCACGCCTTTGCCGCCATGGCGGCGTTCGTGCTCGGCCTCGTCCAGTTCGCTGCCCCCAAGGGCACGCTGCCGCACCGGACGCTCGGCTGGATCTGGGTGGCGCTGATGGTGGTCGTGGCGTCGTCGTCGTTCTGGATCCACCAGATCCGCCTGGTCGGGCCATTCAGTCCGATCCATCTGCTGTCGATCTTCACGCTGGTGATGCTGCCGCTCGCGGTGTGGCGGGCGCACACCCATCGCGTTGCCGACCACCGACGGATCATGATCTTCATTTTCGCCGGCGCGCTGGTGGTGGCGGGCCTGTTCACGCTGGTGCCCGGACGCATCATGCACCGGGTGATTTTCGGGGCCTGA
- the gyrA gene encoding DNA gyrase subunit A, whose protein sequence is MADDDNKKPGDEPERSDIRPVSIFEEMKKSYLDYAMSVIVARALPDARDGLKPVHRRILYSMNEQGHTPDKKYVKSARVVGDVIGKYHPHGDQSIYDAMVRMAQDFSMRVPLIDGQGNFGSVDGDPPAAYRYTEARLTKAALALLADIDKDTVDFQPNYDNNETEPSVLPAKFPNLLVNGAGGIAVGMATNIPPHNLGEVIDACVALIDNPALTIDELINIVPGPDFPTGGVILGRAGIRAAYHLGRGSIVMRGKVAIETIRKEREAIIITEIPYQVNKATMVERIAELVKEKKIEGIGDLRDESDREGYRVVIELKRDAVPDVVLNQLYRFTPLQTSFGVNMVALDSGRPRIMHLKDLLAIFVDFRERVVTRRTKYLLAKARDRAHILVGLAIAVANIDEMIRVIRTSPDPTTARDTLMSRDWPARDVEDMLTLIDDPRHRISEDGTIRLSLEQARAILDLRLQRLTALGRDEIREELDKLAGEIGDYLDILRSRDRVLGIIKTELAEVKAEFATPRKTVIMEQEGEVEDEDLIQREDMVVTVSHAGYVKRVPLSAYRAQRRGGKGRAGMQTRDEDFVSRLFVASTHTPVLFFSSRGQVYKEKVWRLPMAAPNARGKALINILPLEQGERITTIMPLPEDESTWGNLDVMFATTGGNVRRNKLSDFVDVRRSGIIAMKLDDNEAIVDVQICTERDDVLLTGAGGQCIRFPVTDVRVFTGRTSMGVRGIALAEGDKVISLAILRHVETSSDERSAYLKMRRAVVGEATTEEAPADAEAEETSGSFQLSQERYVEMSAAEQVVLTVSVNGYGKRTSSYEYRTTGRGGKGIVAMSVNNRNGNLVASFPVEEADQIMLVTDKGQLIRCPVEGIRIAGRSTQGVIVFDTAEDEHVVSVEHITEEAEGGNGDNGNGSH, encoded by the coding sequence TTGGCCGACGACGACAACAAGAAGCCCGGCGACGAGCCGGAGCGCTCGGATATTCGCCCCGTCTCCATCTTCGAGGAGATGAAGAAGTCGTATCTCGACTACGCCATGAGCGTGATCGTGGCGCGCGCTCTGCCCGATGCCCGCGACGGCCTGAAGCCGGTGCACCGCCGCATCCTGTACTCGATGAACGAGCAGGGTCATACGCCCGACAAGAAGTACGTCAAATCCGCCCGCGTGGTCGGTGACGTCATCGGTAAGTATCACCCGCACGGCGACCAGTCGATCTACGACGCCATGGTCCGCATGGCGCAGGACTTTTCGATGCGCGTGCCGCTGATCGACGGCCAGGGCAATTTCGGCTCCGTCGACGGCGATCCACCGGCCGCCTATCGTTACACCGAAGCGCGACTGACCAAGGCGGCGCTGGCTCTGCTGGCCGATATCGACAAGGATACTGTCGACTTCCAGCCGAACTACGACAACAACGAGACCGAACCATCGGTCTTGCCGGCCAAGTTCCCGAACCTTCTCGTCAACGGAGCCGGCGGCATTGCGGTCGGCATGGCGACCAACATCCCGCCGCATAATCTCGGCGAAGTCATCGATGCCTGCGTCGCATTGATCGACAACCCCGCGCTGACCATCGACGAACTCATCAACATCGTGCCGGGACCGGATTTCCCGACCGGCGGCGTCATTCTCGGACGCGCGGGCATCCGCGCCGCCTATCACCTCGGCCGTGGCTCGATCGTCATGCGCGGCAAGGTCGCGATCGAGACCATCCGCAAGGAGCGCGAGGCGATCATCATCACCGAGATTCCCTACCAGGTGAACAAGGCGACGATGGTCGAGCGGATCGCCGAGCTGGTGAAGGAAAAGAAGATCGAGGGCATCGGCGACCTGCGGGATGAATCCGATCGCGAAGGCTATCGCGTCGTCATCGAATTGAAACGCGACGCCGTGCCGGACGTGGTGCTGAACCAGCTGTACAGATTCACGCCGTTACAGACGAGCTTCGGCGTCAACATGGTGGCGCTCGACAGTGGCCGTCCCCGGATCATGCATCTGAAGGACCTGCTGGCTATCTTCGTCGACTTCCGCGAACGGGTCGTCACGCGGCGCACCAAGTACCTGCTCGCCAAGGCCCGCGATCGCGCCCATATCCTGGTCGGTCTGGCAATCGCGGTCGCCAATATCGACGAGATGATCCGCGTCATTCGGACCTCGCCCGACCCGACCACCGCGCGCGACACCCTGATGTCGCGCGACTGGCCGGCTCGGGACGTCGAGGACATGCTTACGCTGATCGACGATCCGCGCCACCGTATCAGCGAGGACGGCACGATCCGACTGTCGCTGGAGCAGGCGAGGGCCATTCTCGACCTGCGCCTTCAACGCCTCACCGCACTCGGCCGTGACGAAATCCGCGAGGAGCTCGACAAGCTCGCCGGTGAGATCGGGGACTATCTCGACATCCTGCGTTCACGCGACCGCGTGCTGGGCATCATCAAGACCGAGCTTGCCGAGGTGAAGGCCGAGTTCGCGACCCCGCGCAAGACGGTGATCATGGAGCAGGAAGGCGAGGTCGAGGACGAGGACCTGATCCAGCGCGAGGACATGGTCGTCACCGTCTCGCACGCGGGCTACGTCAAGCGCGTGCCGCTGTCGGCCTATCGCGCCCAGCGCCGCGGCGGCAAGGGCCGCGCCGGCATGCAGACCCGCGACGAGGATTTTGTCTCGCGCCTGTTCGTGGCGTCCACGCACACACCGGTGCTGTTCTTCTCCTCGCGCGGCCAAGTCTACAAGGAAAAGGTCTGGCGGCTGCCGATGGCGGCGCCGAACGCGCGCGGCAAGGCGCTGATCAACATCCTGCCGCTGGAGCAGGGCGAGCGCATCACCACGATCATGCCGCTGCCCGAGGACGAATCGACCTGGGGCAACCTCGACGTGATGTTCGCCACCACCGGCGGCAACGTCCGGCGCAACAAGCTGTCCGACTTCGTCGACGTCCGCCGCTCCGGCATCATCGCCATGAAGCTCGACGACAATGAAGCGATCGTCGACGTGCAGATCTGCACCGAGCGCGACGACGTGCTTTTGACCGGCGCCGGCGGCCAGTGCATCCGCTTCCCCGTCACCGACGTGCGCGTGTTCACCGGGCGTACCTCGATGGGCGTGCGCGGCATCGCGCTTGCCGAGGGCGACAAGGTGATTTCGCTGGCGATCCTGCGCCATGTCGAGACCTCTTCGGACGAGCGCTCCGCGTATCTGAAAATGCGCCGTGCCGTGGTCGGCGAGGCCACGACTGAGGAGGCTCCGGCGGACGCCGAGGCCGAGGAGACGTCCGGCAGCTTCCAGCTCTCGCAGGAGCGCTATGTCGAGATGTCGGCGGCCGAGCAGGTCGTGCTGACCGTCTCCGTCAACGGCTACGGCAAGCGGACCTCGTCCTACGAGTACCGTACCACCGGGCGCGGCGGCAAAGGCATCGTTGCCATGAGCGTCAACAACCGCAACGGCAACCTGGTCGCCTCTTTCCCCGTGGAGGAGGCCGACCAGATCATGCTGGTCACCGACAAGGGCCAGCTGATCCGCTGCCCGGTCGAAGGTATCCGCATCGCCGGCCGCTCGACCCAGGGCGTGATCGTGTTCGACACCGCCGAGGACGAGCACGTCGTCTCGGTCGAGCACATCACGGAAGAGGCCGAGGGCGGCAATGGCGACAATGGAAATGGCTCGCATTAG
- a CDS encoding substrate-binding domain-containing protein has protein sequence MATGAAAADVKVMISAGFFGVYEELGPAFEKATGHKLVTTRGPSVGDSPEAIPTRLSRGEAADVVIMDGVGVDLLDQKDLTRPGSRVPLAESFIGMVVRAGQPKPDISTMDALRKTLLAAKSIAYSDSSSGTYLSTIGFKKLGVADEIAGKTRKVRGPPSGEPVAAVVARGEAEIGFQQVPELIHVPGIDFVGTVPSEVQPPTLYVGALPKSSQQSDAAMALLHFLSSADAAAVITKAGMKPLPPH, from the coding sequence TTGGCCACGGGCGCGGCGGCCGCTGATGTCAAGGTGATGATCTCAGCCGGGTTCTTCGGCGTGTATGAGGAGCTCGGTCCCGCATTCGAGAAAGCGACGGGGCACAAGCTCGTCACCACGCGCGGGCCTTCGGTCGGCGATTCACCGGAAGCCATACCGACGCGTCTGTCCCGGGGTGAGGCGGCCGACGTGGTCATCATGGACGGGGTCGGCGTCGATCTGCTGGATCAGAAGGATCTGACCCGCCCGGGCAGCCGGGTGCCGCTCGCGGAATCGTTCATCGGAATGGTGGTTCGGGCCGGGCAACCCAAGCCCGACATCAGCACGATGGATGCGCTGCGCAAGACACTGCTCGCGGCCAAGTCTATCGCCTATTCGGACAGTTCCAGCGGCACCTATCTCTCGACCATCGGTTTCAAGAAGCTCGGTGTCGCCGATGAAATCGCCGGCAAGACGCGCAAGGTGCGCGGTCCGCCGTCGGGCGAGCCGGTGGCTGCCGTCGTCGCCCGCGGAGAGGCGGAAATAGGCTTTCAGCAAGTCCCGGAACTGATCCACGTGCCGGGGATCGATTTCGTCGGCACCGTGCCATCCGAGGTTCAGCCGCCAACCCTTTATGTCGGGGCGCTGCCCAAGAGCTCACAACAGTCCGACGCCGCGATGGCCCTGCTGCACTTCCTCTCCTCCGCAGATGCGGCAGCCGTGATCACCAAAGCCGGCATGAAGCCCTTGCCGCCGCACTGA
- a CDS encoding potassium transporter Kup yields the protein MTMGALGVVYGDIGTSPLYALKEAAKAAAHGATVTPEAVLGVASLILWALLLIISLKYALLILRADNRGEGGIVALLALLHARNAEPGTWRAHLLIVGLVGAALLYGDGAITPAISVLSAIEGLKVDAPSLSPVVVPVTIAILVGLFMMQKQGTGFIGRIFGPVMLAWFAVLAALGIHGIIKAPAVLAALSPFYAFDFLIHQDFHVSFAILGAAFLAVTGGEAMYADMGHFGRLPIRLAWFAICLPALVLNYFGQAALLITDPGMIENPFFQLCPDVLHYPLVAFSAVATVIASQAIISGVFSLTQQSIQLGFLPRMQIRHTTSDAIGQIYVPLVNWLLAAATLGAVLAFGTSDALAGAYGIAVSLLMAITTLLAALVAIQWGYSPWLVVAVNGFFFVIDVIFFSANSIKLFEGGWFPLLLAGLVAFLMMTWRAGVKLVEAARSKLRQPEEDLIETAVNKCSARLPGTAVFLASVPNGVPLALTQFVKHNHVLHERIILVTVLIEELPHIADEDRAEVIEIIPGITRVILRYGFMQNPTIFEGLTLACRQGRLPGIDLADITYYVGRETIIPREDIPGMWVWRESLFAFLQRNAERSAAFFGVPTKQVVEFGTELEI from the coding sequence ATGACCATGGGCGCCCTCGGGGTGGTCTACGGCGATATCGGCACCAGCCCGCTCTATGCCCTCAAGGAAGCCGCCAAAGCGGCCGCCCATGGCGCGACAGTGACGCCCGAAGCTGTCCTGGGAGTTGCTTCGCTGATCCTCTGGGCGCTGCTGCTGATCATCTCGCTGAAATATGCGTTGCTGATCCTCCGGGCAGACAACCGCGGCGAAGGCGGCATCGTCGCGCTGTTAGCTCTACTGCATGCCCGTAATGCCGAGCCCGGCACCTGGCGCGCGCATCTGCTTATTGTTGGCCTGGTCGGCGCCGCCCTGCTCTATGGCGACGGCGCGATCACGCCGGCGATCTCGGTGCTCTCCGCCATCGAGGGCCTCAAGGTCGACGCGCCCTCGCTTTCGCCGGTCGTGGTCCCCGTCACCATCGCCATCCTGGTCGGCCTGTTCATGATGCAGAAGCAGGGCACCGGCTTCATCGGCCGCATCTTCGGACCGGTGATGCTGGCCTGGTTCGCCGTGCTCGCCGCGCTCGGCATCCATGGCATCATCAAGGCGCCGGCGGTGCTGGCGGCGCTGAGTCCGTTCTACGCCTTCGACTTCCTGATCCACCAGGATTTCCACGTATCCTTCGCGATCCTGGGCGCGGCTTTCCTTGCCGTGACCGGGGGCGAGGCCATGTATGCCGACATGGGTCATTTCGGCCGTCTGCCGATCCGGCTCGCCTGGTTCGCCATCTGCCTGCCCGCGCTGGTGCTGAACTATTTCGGCCAGGCCGCGCTCCTGATCACCGATCCCGGCATGATCGAGAACCCGTTCTTTCAGCTCTGCCCTGATGTCCTCCATTATCCCCTGGTCGCGTTCTCGGCGGTCGCAACCGTGATCGCCTCGCAGGCGATCATCTCCGGCGTGTTCTCGCTGACCCAGCAGTCGATCCAGCTCGGCTTCCTGCCGCGCATGCAGATCCGCCACACCACGAGCGATGCGATCGGCCAGATCTACGTGCCGCTGGTAAACTGGCTGCTCGCCGCCGCCACGCTCGGCGCCGTCCTCGCCTTCGGCACCTCGGATGCGCTCGCCGGCGCCTACGGCATCGCGGTGTCGCTGCTGATGGCCATCACCACGCTGCTCGCAGCGCTGGTGGCGATCCAGTGGGGCTATTCGCCCTGGCTCGTGGTGGCCGTGAACGGCTTCTTCTTCGTGATCGACGTGATCTTCTTCTCGGCCAATTCGATCAAGCTGTTCGAGGGCGGCTGGTTTCCGCTGCTGCTCGCCGGCCTCGTCGCCTTCCTGATGATGACCTGGCGTGCCGGGGTGAAGCTGGTCGAGGCCGCACGCAGCAAGCTGCGTCAGCCCGAGGAAGATCTGATCGAGACCGCTGTCAACAAATGCAGCGCCAGGCTGCCCGGGACCGCGGTGTTCCTGGCATCTGTGCCAAATGGCGTCCCGCTGGCGCTGACCCAGTTTGTCAAGCACAACCACGTGCTGCACGAGCGCATCATCCTCGTCACCGTCCTGATCGAGGAATTGCCGCATATTGCCGATGAGGATCGCGCCGAGGTGATCGAGATCATCCCCGGCATCACCCGCGTGATCCTGCGCTACGGGTTCATGCAGAACCCGACGATCTTTGAGGGACTGACGCTCGCCTGCCGCCAGGGCAGGCTTCCCGGCATCGACCTCGCCGACATCACCTATTATGTCGGCCGCGAGACCATCATCCCGCGCGAGGACATTCCGGGCATGTGGGTCTGGCGCGAAAGCCTGTTCGCCTTCCTCCAGCGCAACGCCGAACGCTCCGCCGCGTTCTTCGGCGTGCCGACCAAGCAGGTGGTGGAATTCGGCACGGAGCTGGAGATTTAG
- the coaD gene encoding pantetheine-phosphate adenylyltransferase, protein MSRIAFYPGSFDPITNGHLDVVRHAVPLCDRLVVAIGVHPGKKPLFTTEERLKMLHDVCGPIAAQAGCTLEATTFDDLSVTAARKHGATIMIRGLRDGTDLDYEMQLAGMNEAMAPEVHTVFLPASPMVRPITATLVRQIAAMGGDVSTFVPPLVASLLKAKFAP, encoded by the coding sequence ATGTCGCGCATTGCCTTCTACCCGGGTTCCTTCGACCCCATCACCAACGGCCATCTGGACGTGGTCCGGCATGCCGTTCCCCTGTGCGACAGGCTCGTGGTCGCGATCGGCGTCCATCCCGGCAAGAAGCCGCTGTTCACGACCGAGGAGCGGCTGAAAATGCTCCACGACGTCTGCGGGCCGATTGCGGCCCAGGCCGGCTGTACGCTCGAGGCCACCACTTTTGACGACCTGTCGGTGACCGCCGCGCGCAAGCATGGCGCCACCATCATGATTCGCGGTCTGCGCGACGGCACCGACCTCGACTACGAGATGCAGCTTGCCGGCATGAACGAGGCCATGGCGCCGGAGGTGCATACGGTGTTTCTGCCGGCATCCCCCATGGTCCGCCCGATCACTGCCACACTGGTGCGACAGATCGCGGCTATGGGTGGCGACGTCTCGACCTTCGTGCCGCCGCTCGTGGCATCCCTGCTCAAGGCCAAATTCGCCCCGTAA
- a CDS encoding peptidylprolyl isomerase, protein MIRRLAILATIFAALIGAAPALAQQLPANLDKANALVIDTTKGRIVIKLRTDLAPQHAERLKQLAREGFYNNVPFHRVMDGFMAQTGDGQNGNGTGGSKYPNLKQEFSKVHFARGIVGMARRGDSVDTANSQFFIMFADGGSLDGQYTVIGEVVQGMDVVDKLKKAPPGSPGGTVTDPDKMVKVQVASDIK, encoded by the coding sequence ATGATCCGTCGTCTCGCAATTCTTGCCACGATCTTTGCCGCGCTCATTGGCGCGGCCCCGGCGCTAGCGCAGCAACTGCCGGCCAACCTCGACAAGGCCAATGCGCTCGTCATCGACACCACCAAGGGCCGCATCGTCATCAAGCTCAGGACCGACCTGGCGCCCCAGCACGCCGAGCGCCTCAAGCAGCTCGCGCGCGAGGGCTTCTACAACAACGTTCCGTTCCACCGGGTGATGGACGGCTTCATGGCACAGACCGGCGACGGCCAGAATGGCAACGGCACCGGCGGCTCGAAATATCCGAATCTGAAGCAGGAATTCTCCAAGGTGCATTTTGCCCGCGGCATCGTCGGCATGGCGCGGCGCGGCGACAGTGTCGATACCGCCAACTCGCAGTTCTTCATCATGTTCGCCGACGGCGGCAGCCTCGACGGCCAGTACACCGTGATCGGCGAGGTCGTGCAGGGCATGGATGTCGTCGACAAGCTGAAGAAAGCGCCCCCGGGCTCGCCGGGCGGCACAGTCACCGATCCGGACAAGATGGTGAAGGTGCAGGTCGCCTCCGACATCAAGTAA
- a CDS encoding peptidylprolyl isomerase gives MSATENTLILETTQGPVTIEMRPDLAPGHVARIKELVREGFYDGIVFHRVIDGFMAQTGCPHGTGTGGSGKKLKAEFNKEPHVRGTTSMARAASPDSGDSQFFICFDDARFLDNQYTVWGKVTEGMENVDKIKRGEPVQNPDKIVKARMAADAE, from the coding sequence ATGAGCGCCACCGAAAACACCCTGATCCTCGAAACCACGCAGGGCCCCGTCACCATCGAGATGCGCCCCGACCTTGCGCCGGGTCACGTCGCCCGTATCAAGGAGCTGGTTCGCGAGGGCTTCTACGACGGCATCGTGTTCCATCGCGTGATCGACGGCTTCATGGCGCAGACCGGCTGCCCGCACGGCACCGGCACCGGCGGCTCCGGCAAGAAGCTGAAGGCCGAGTTCAACAAGGAGCCGCATGTGCGCGGCACCACCTCGATGGCGCGTGCTGCCAGCCCCGATTCCGGCGACAGCCAGTTCTTCATCTGCTTCGACGACGCCCGCTTCCTCGACAACCAGTACACGGTGTGGGGCAAGGTCACCGAGGGCATGGAGAACGTCGACAAGATCAAGCGCGGCGAGCCGGTGCAGAATCCCGACAAGATCGTCAAGGCGCGGATGGCCGCGGACGCGGAGTAA
- the queA gene encoding tRNA preQ1(34) S-adenosylmethionine ribosyltransferase-isomerase QueA — protein MRTDLFDFDLPPERIALRPAHPRDSAKMLVVEGGALRDRIISDLPQWLRPGDQLVVNDTKVIAAQLKGRRIGRDTEPKIEATLIKRLDGSRWQALVKPAKKLVAGDRIRFGNEGKVCLLGHLDAEVEAKGTEGEVTLSFSFHGPALDQAIADLGSPPLPPYIASKRTPDDRDLADYQTMFAANEGAVAAPTAGLHFTPALEQALRERGVGINRITLHVGAGTFLPVKVDDTEGHKMHAEWGTISAETAEKLNTARKNGGRIVAVGTTSLRLLESAASEDGTIQPFAAETSIFITPGYRFRTVDILMTNFHLPKSTLFMLVSAFAALDTMKQAYAHAIASGYRFYSYGDACLLFRGH, from the coding sequence GTGCGCACCGATCTCTTCGACTTCGATCTCCCCCCCGAGCGCATCGCGTTGCGCCCCGCGCATCCGCGCGACTCCGCAAAGATGCTGGTCGTGGAAGGGGGCGCGCTGCGCGACCGGATCATCTCCGACCTGCCGCAATGGCTGAGGCCGGGCGATCAGCTCGTCGTCAACGACACCAAGGTGATTGCGGCGCAACTCAAAGGCCGCCGCATCGGCCGCGACACCGAGCCGAAGATCGAGGCGACGCTGATCAAGCGCCTCGATGGCTCACGCTGGCAGGCGCTGGTGAAGCCGGCGAAGAAGCTCGTGGCCGGCGACCGCATCCGCTTCGGCAATGAAGGCAAGGTCTGCCTGCTCGGCCATCTCGATGCCGAGGTCGAGGCGAAGGGCACCGAGGGCGAGGTGACGCTGTCGTTCTCGTTCCACGGCCCTGCGCTCGACCAGGCCATCGCCGATCTCGGCAGCCCGCCGCTGCCGCCTTACATCGCCTCGAAGCGCACGCCGGACGATCGGGATCTCGCCGACTACCAGACGATGTTTGCGGCGAACGAAGGCGCTGTCGCGGCGCCAACCGCGGGCCTGCATTTCACGCCGGCGCTGGAGCAGGCGCTGCGCGAACGCGGCGTCGGCATCAACCGCATCACGCTGCATGTCGGGGCAGGGACCTTCCTGCCGGTGAAGGTCGACGACACCGAAGGCCACAAGATGCACGCGGAGTGGGGCACGATCTCGGCCGAGACGGCCGAAAAACTCAACACCGCGCGGAAGAATGGTGGCCGGATCGTTGCGGTCGGCACGACGTCGTTGCGGCTGCTCGAAAGCGCAGCCAGCGAGGATGGCACCATCCAGCCGTTCGCGGCCGAGACATCGATCTTCATCACCCCCGGCTATCGCTTCCGAACCGTCGATATCCTGATGACGAATTTCCACCTGCCAAAGTCGACGCTGTTCATGCTGGTGTCCGCTTTCGCCGCGCTTGACACGATGAAGCAGGCCTATGCGCATGCGATTGCGAGCGGTTACCGGTTCTATTCCTACGGCGATGCGTGCCTGCTGTTTCGCGGGCATTAG